From the Tursiops truncatus isolate mTurTru1 chromosome 6, mTurTru1.mat.Y, whole genome shotgun sequence genome, the window taatgatgaaaaatctgaaagtgaattaaggaaacaatcccattcaccattgcaacaaaaagaataaaatagctaggaataaacctacctaagtagacaaaagacctatatgcaaaaaactagaagacactgatgaaagaaattaaagatgatgcaaacagatggagagatataccatgtttttggatcgGAAGGATCAACATTctagtgaaaatgactatactaccctagtgcaatccctatcaaactatcaatgtcatttttcacacaactagaacaaaaaatttcactatttgtatgaaaacacaaaagaccccgaatagccaaaacaatcttgagaaagaaaaatggagctggagagatcaggctccctgacttcagactatactacaaagctacggtaatcaagacagtatggtactggcacaaaaacagaaatatagatcaatggaacaggatagaaagcccagagatacacccacgcacatatggtcaccttatctttgataaaggaggcaggaatgtacagtgcagaaaggaccgcctcttcaataagtggtgctgggaaaactgcacagctacatgtaaaagaatgaaattagaacactccctaacaccacacacaaaaataaactcaaaatggattaaagacctaaatgtaaggccagacactagcaaactcttacaggaaaacataggcccagcattctatgacataaatcacagcaagattctttttgacccacctcctagagaaatggaaataaaaacaaaagtaaacaaatgggacctaatgaaacttcaaagcttttgcacagcaaaggaaaccataaacaagacaaaaagacaaccctcagattgggagaaaatatttgcaaatgaagcaactgacaaaggattaatctccaaaatttacaagcagctcatgcagctcaatatcaaaaaaaaatcaaacaacccaatccaaaaatggtcagaagacctaaacagacatttctctaaagaagatacacagattgccaacaaacaatgaaatgatgctcaacatcactaatcattagagaaatgcaaatcaaaactacagtgaggtgggcttccctggtggcgcagtggttgagagtctgcctgccagtgcaggggacacgggttcgtgccctggtccgggaagatcccacatgccgcggagtggctgggcccgtgagccatggcctcggagcctgcgtgtccggagcctgtgctccgcaacgggagaggccacaacagtgagaggcctgcgtaccacacacacacaaaaaaaaaactacagtgaggtatcacctcacaccagtcagggcgaccatcatcagaaaatctacaaacagtaaatgctggagagggtgtggagaaaacggaaccctcttgcagtgtttgtgggaatgtaaattgatacagccactgtggagaagaatatggagattccttaaaaaactaaaaatagaagtaccatacgacccagcaatcccactactgggcatgtacgctgagaaaactgtaattcaaaaagagtcatgtactacaatgttcattgcagctctgtttacggtagccaggacatggaaacaacctaagtgtccattgacagatgaatggataaagaagatgtggcacatatatgcaatggaatattactcagccattgaaagaaatgaaattgagttatttgtagtgaggtggatggacctagagactgtcaaacagattgaagtgagtcagaaagaggaaaatgaataccgtatgctaacacatatatggaatcaaaaaaaaaaattgttctgaagaacctaggatcaggacaggaaaaaagatgcagacgtagagaatggacttgaggacacaggaaggaggaagggtaagcctggacgaagtgagagagtggcatggacagatatacactaccaaatgtgaaatagatagctagtgggaagcagccgcatagcacacccCAAGGATGTCAGAGCAGAATTCAAAGCTGACAGCTCCAGAGGTGAAGACCTCATCCAGAGACTGCCTTGGAGTTAAAGTATGCTCCCCTCTAGCAGCTCCaatggaaggagaaaggaatcAGACAATGTGGGGTTCAGTTTGGGGTCCCCCCAAACAGACATTAAGCATAAAAATGGATGGAAACATGCCATCACAGAGAGCGCAGGGAAGACTATTACGGGGAGAATGCCAAGAGGCTGTCTGAACAGAAGTGTGCCGAGTTCTGCTAACCTAACACGTCCCAAAAGTTAAGTGGCCCCTCAGATGGCCAGCCTCTCGCTGAATGTGTCAGAGGGCCCCTGGGAGAACCGTGAGTTTCATGTACATCCATGGACCCACTGCAGAGGCACACGGTGTGCTCAGCAGGGCTTGGTTTGACCAATTGTCACCACCTGGGGTAGACAGGAGATCAGTACAGACACCCCGAGTGGTCACCAGGCAAACAACTCATGAGCAATAGGAAAAGATACCGCCTTCAAGTCACCCCATTTCCAAAGAGATCTCCAAAGCCGATTTGAAGGGATCCTTCCCCCTCCAGGATGTTGGTGACAGCCTCTCCTGGAGGGGTGAGCCACCATGTGAACCAGAGCCAGGGGCCAGTGTACTGGAGacatatttctaataattttctgcGTATGCCGAATAAGATCAGGGGTCTTTCTTCAGAAGAGAGCAACTCCTCTTGGCCTTTCCAGGGGCCTAGACTGTCCGAATCAGAATTGGTAATCACATctccagaagggagaggcaagtCTAAAGGTGCCAGCCTGGACAGGGAGGCCAGGGAGTGGAGAGATGGGAGTGAGAGCCATGCAGCTGTGGAAGGCAAAGGGGGCACCCATCCCCCAGGACAAGGCTGTGCAGCAGAGGCAGCTCTGGAAGAGACTAGCTTTTGGAAACCTCAAGGCAACTATGGTATGAAACCAAAGCTGGGGAAGACAGTCTCATGATTGGCACTTGTATAACATGCCACGTGGCCACTGGGTTTGAGACACAAGCTCCTTCATATATTACCTCTTAGTTTCATTTTCCATAAATATGAAATGGGCATTGTCTTAGTCTCTTTGGGCTGCTGTAAGAAAAATACCgtacactgggtggcttaaagaacaaatatttatttctcacagttctggaggctggaaagtccaagatcaaggtgccagcagaccCAGTGTCtagtgagggcctgcttcctggttcatagatggctgtcttcttgctgtgttctcacatggcagaagcagagaggggaagcaagCTCTTCTGTGACTCTTTTgagggtactaatcccattcatgagggctccaccctcatgacctcatctaattcTAATCccttcccaaaggccctacctcctaataccatctcATTAGAGGGTAGAGTTTCCACATATGAATTCTGTTGGGGGGAACAAACCTTCAATTCATAAGAGGGATAATTATCAGAGTAAAGTATAAACTGTGAGATACTATGCAAATacatttattgtgtgtgtgtggcagaaCAAAAGCCATTAGCTAATTAAAAGTAATCttagaaaatagttattttgaaAGGTAAATGCTATAGCATTCTTCTGGTTGAATAGATATCTCTCTCCGATGCCTGCATTTTGCATGAGTGTGATGATTCTATTCATTTTGCTGTGTAGTAGTTTGTGTGGGAATAAGTATTATATGTGTTTcatctaaaatacattttaacaaccaagcattagaaaataaaatctgtctcTCCAATTTAAGTGCTATGTAGGTAGAAAATgattaatgcatttttatttcatagaatAAGCTCAGATTAGGAATTTAAAATACCTTGCTAGATCTTTATgtaaaaaattttcttatttgaattcattctctttccttgtttttggaaGTGAATTACATGATTTATTACAAACAATAGTAAAATATAACATTCCAAAGCTATTTTGAGATACAGATAAAATGGTAGAATATTATTAAAGTatgcttataatatttttataagatttgGGAAGCTGAGTAACATGGCTTACATCAACAGAGATAACAAAAtacatctggaaaataaaatctataaaatctaGATGAAGCATGAAGGATTTGTAACTTTGTATTTTATACTTCTAGGGAGGTTATGTTCTGCTACCCACAAAATGACCTCCAGAATGACCAGCTGTGGGGGACACTGGGAAATGTCCAGTACTGCATGTTCATCTCATAAACTTAGAGATGCGAAGCCAAGGTTtgacttctcttttgttttgtcacataataacattttaaataactaagTATTAGCATTGGCAATCTTctgaaaaattaattaacattCTGGTTTATACACTGTGGTAAAATCAATTATGTACTGAAGGTCTACCATGTGCAAGATGCTGTACAGGATGCTATAACagacacagaaaggaagaagagacagTTACTCCAGAGTGTGGAGTTCTATAAGAGAAGCGCAACAGTGCTTGGGGAGCAAAAGAAGTTATGGTACTGGTGGAATCAGGAGAGGCCTTATTTGTCAGATAGTAAGAAAGGAGGCTTTGAAGGGTAGATAGTAGttgaacagattaaaaaaaggaataccaGTTGGTGGAAATAGCATGAGTACAGTCATAGAGGTAAGATGCTTGGATTTTGTTGAAGGAGTAATGAGTTGCCTAATGTCCGGATTATTAGTCAGGATTGGTTTGGTTTCAAGTGATGGAAGCACTACTAAAACTAGTGGggcatcagaaaaaaatgaattggtttgattatttgaaaatgttttgggGTTTCATCTAGCAACTTAACACAATAACATGAGCTTTCAGTCTCTCTCCATCGCTTGGCTTTGCTTCCAAGATGGCAAGCACTCTCATCCATCTTTCATATTGTATTTGGCAACTTTCTATAGAGGTGTCTTCTAAAACAGACTTCTCCAAAGAGTTCCtcaactttgttttctctttgttctggGATCCTTAACCAATGCCAGAATATAGAAGCTGAAATGAAAAGACTTGGGTATGAATCATGGCCCTGTCACTTATTAACTGAGGGGCTTTGAATGAGTTACTTAAACTCTCCAAGATTCAGTCTCATCATCTTCAAAATGGGCACAGTATTTACTCTTCCACTTTGAAGgagttttgtgaagattaaatgaataaagtccATGGAAgtactttgaaaattattaagTGCTGTATACATGTAGGATTTAATGAGTCAAAGTAAGATTAATAGTATGTCTATTTGGTACATCCAAACTTATCCTAGAACTCTCTTACCTTTTTGGTAGGTGTTTATACCCCTTTCAGAAAACAGTCCATGTCATTGTCATTATCATCGTCATCAAAACAGTGAATGTTTTTTAAGTACCTACTCTGTATGTGTCAAACATGTTGCATTCAGTGTCTCATATATTCCTCCCAGcagtccattttacagaagaggtcACTGATCTTAGGTGAGgatcttgtccaaggtcacctagttagtaagtggcagagccggtGTCCAAACCCATTTGACGTGAGAACCCTTGCTTTGAACCCCTCCGTTCTGTTTCCTCTCCAGCCTCCTATTCTTCAATCCTGTGGGCCATTAGCACCAGATTTCTTAACCAAGTCATGCCTATGCCACCACTGCTTTAAACTCTTTGAGATACTGCATAGATCTGTTCAGATTTCTGGTTATCCTGAATGCCATCCCTAGAATGTGACTGTGAACTTCTGGTTGAGTAGATTTCGCTGTGAAGACATCTGTATGTAGTATGCTGTTGATGTGTCCCTGTATTGAATTATAGCCACTGTGCACTGTTAGATTACATGTTTATGTGCCCTTTTTGAGCTTTATGACGTAGAatccatttttcttgtttcagcCGATGTCTTTGGAAAGTGTAAGTGGTTTAATTCTCTGGAACCAAACTTATCAAAAGCACTTTTCCCTTGGGAACTTTTGGTTCGTTCCCAGTAATGAGTTTAACATTAAGATCTGTTGTCCCCCTAAGTTCATAGGATCCATACCCAGTGGACATGCAAGGCTTGAAGCTTATATCTTGTACCCAGAACTGGCCTCTGGACTCCAGACGCATACATACACCTTCTTGATTGATGTGGCCATTTGAATGTCTCACTGGAGCTCCACACTTGGCAGGTCCAAAACTATATTCATGGATCCCCGCTCTCCATCCCGTAATACCACTGTTCCTCTGTAGTGTCCTCCACTGTGCACCTAACTGCCCAGGCTAGATCCCTGAGGTCATCCCTGCCTCTCCTTTTCCCACCTCCATATTTGGTCCTTTCCAAATCCTGTCAATTTTTACCTCCTAAATATCTTTTTGAATCCAGTGCCTCCTCTTCATGCTCGCCCCCTTACCATCCGCTCTCCCTGGATGACTGCAAGAGCCTCCTACCTTGTCCCCCTTAACCACTCTGACTCTCACTCTGATCTCCACACCACCATCAAAGGGATTTTTTCAAATGTCATAGAAGGTCACTCTGCAATGGATTGCTGTGGCCCTTAGAATAAAGATGGACCATATTAACATGTCCCTCTGGGCTCAGGCTCTTTCCACCTCTGCCTCTTGCCCTCTTCACACCAACCGCAGGGCCCTCTTCAG encodes:
- the LOC109550734 gene encoding uncharacterized protein isoform X1; its protein translation is MLVTASPGGVSHHVNQSQGPVYWRHISNNFLRMPNKIRGLSSEESNSSWPFQGPRLSESELVITSPEGRGKSKGASLDREAREWRDGSESHAAVEGKGGTHPPGQGCAAEAALEETSFWKPQGNYGRLCSATHKMTSRMTSCGGHWEMSSTACSSHKLRDAKPRSQSISRPFQAFPPLKQRREAPPGFIPVLMLLEHRRDTDFSQWLLLPEEVWICIFSLLSHNELARVAPVCRHFHRLASDESLEKQVQITDCCVLEDDWLGALACRQPRSLTLHSCLHASRGCDGPGPETIFPALRGCSSVSTK
- the LOC109550734 gene encoding uncharacterized protein isoform X2 — encoded protein: MLVTASPGGVSHHVNQSQGPVYWRHISNNFLRMPNKIRGLSSEESNSSWPFQGPRLSESELVITSPEGRGKSKGASLDREAREWRDGSESHAAVEGKGGTHPPGQGCAAEAALEETSFWKPQGNYGRLCSATHKMTSRMTSCGGHWEMSSTACSSHKLRDAKPRSQSISRPFQAFPPLKQRREAPPGFIPVLMLLEHRRDTDFSQWLLLPEEVWICIFSLLSHNELARVAPVCRHFHRLASDESLEEVPCL